A stretch of the uncultured Desulfobacter sp. genome encodes the following:
- a CDS encoding copper resistance protein NlpE N-terminal domain-containing protein, translated as MKTIPFASILAVLLLCSLGCAPKAQKAQSNAGTATAGQEAADSHSSRDSLDWYGTYNGVLPCADCQGIQTRITLLKDNTFTKIVKYLGKENRARFSQGTVLWDDLGSTITLAESQGKTGRYKVGENILFHLDRNGNMITGDSAQKYQLIKNAVDHDIENITWVLLELNGVKISMKKPPHLTFNSENASVTGNDGCNAFNATYTLKPYQRIDIDDTAMISTLMACDNMETAAQFVKAVLKADNYAVADGILSLNKARMAPLAKFKKAQE; from the coding sequence ATGAAAACAATTCCATTCGCATCAATTCTGGCGGTTCTTCTGCTTTGCAGTTTAGGCTGCGCTCCTAAAGCCCAAAAGGCCCAAAGCAACGCGGGCACAGCAACAGCCGGACAGGAAGCTGCAGACAGCCATTCAAGCCGGGATTCCCTGGACTGGTACGGCACCTACAACGGCGTGCTGCCCTGTGCGGACTGTCAGGGTATACAGACAAGAATCACCTTGCTCAAGGACAACACCTTTACCAAAATCGTCAAATATCTTGGCAAAGAAAACAGAGCAAGGTTTTCCCAGGGCACCGTCCTGTGGGATGATCTGGGGAGCACCATTACCCTTGCTGAAAGCCAGGGCAAGACCGGCAGGTATAAGGTGGGCGAAAATATTTTATTCCACCTGGACCGCAACGGAAATATGATCACAGGTGATTCAGCGCAAAAATATCAGCTGATAAAAAATGCCGTCGACCATGATATTGAAAATATTACATGGGTACTGCTGGAACTTAACGGTGTAAAAATTTCAATGAAAAAGCCCCCACACCTGACCTTTAACAGTGAAAACGCTTCGGTCACGGGCAATGACGGGTGCAACGCATTTAACGCGACCTACACACTAAAACCATACCAGCGTATTGATATTGATGATACGGCAATGATTTCAACCCTGATGGCCTGCGACAACATGGAAACAGCTGCGCAATTCGTCAAAGCCGTTCTTAAGGCGGACAACTATGCTGTGGCGGACGGAATTCTCAGCCTGAACAAGGCCAGAATGGCACCGCTGGCAAAATTCAAAAAAGCACAAGAATAA
- a CDS encoding DUF2092 domain-containing protein — MLHKTIRRWSLICIAMIMASVFTACSQPRSGKTQDVSREQPAFSRLKAMSDTLSAAGQFRIETEEQHEWVDSGGETAFAKGSCVVDVVRPGNMRIEMKGSGSINVDATLYFYKSTIAFEGRIKKIWAFTDTRETIDGMLDDLAERFDLPIPVSDFLYSSAYDSLISENTQGKWIEQVVVGGKGCDHLVFTDGDLQWELWVSTGDEALPCKMKILRNGPEGKSRSELTFTKIDLTYRPDMSEFVFTPQEDYVQVPVIENINRDDAENKPTAGEK; from the coding sequence ATGCTGCATAAAACTATCAGAAGATGGTCATTAATCTGTATTGCGATGATCATGGCTTCAGTATTTACCGCCTGCAGCCAGCCCCGGTCCGGCAAAACCCAGGACGTATCCAGAGAACAGCCCGCCTTTAGCCGCCTGAAAGCCATGAGCGATACTTTAAGCGCCGCAGGCCAATTCAGGATAGAGACCGAAGAACAGCATGAATGGGTGGATTCCGGAGGAGAAACGGCTTTCGCAAAGGGGAGCTGTGTTGTGGATGTTGTACGTCCCGGCAACATGAGAATTGAGATGAAAGGTTCGGGAAGTATCAATGTAGATGCAACGCTGTACTTTTATAAGTCTACTATAGCCTTTGAAGGCAGAATTAAGAAAATATGGGCTTTCACTGACACCCGGGAAACCATAGACGGCATGCTTGATGATCTGGCCGAGCGGTTTGACCTTCCCATTCCGGTTTCAGATTTTTTATATTCATCTGCCTATGACAGTCTGATTTCGGAAAACACACAGGGCAAATGGATAGAGCAGGTCGTAGTCGGCGGCAAGGGGTGTGACCACCTTGTATTCACAGACGGCGACCTTCAGTGGGAACTTTGGGTCTCTACCGGCGATGAGGCGTTGCCCTGCAAGATGAAAATTTTGAGAAACGGCCCCGAAGGTAAATCCCGGTCCGAATTAACCTTCACCAAGATTGATTTGACCTATCGGCCGGATATGTCTGAATTCGTTTTCACACCGCAAGAGGATTATGTTCAGGTCCCGGTTATTGAAAATATAAACCGGGATGATGCTGAAAACAAACCCACTGCAGGAGAAAAATAA
- a CDS encoding DUF6515 family protein, with protein MKLKKVKHSILATTLTVVLITMPVAQAYARRNQGPGANRMSVRQYNQTHKSRPGAAKPAQRPPAQKPPSQKPPTHRPPVQRPPAHRPPAHRPPAHRPPAYRPPAYKPYPPRYRGRYYRDYRAWRLFAGVTAVIAIGTILAYPPPASRTIVVYDRTYYVHDNVYYEPVLNSGQVMYQVVPSPY; from the coding sequence ATGAAACTTAAAAAAGTTAAACACAGTATCCTGGCGACGACACTGACCGTGGTATTGATCACCATGCCTGTGGCACAGGCCTATGCCCGCAGAAACCAAGGCCCGGGTGCAAACAGGATGTCGGTACGCCAATATAATCAGACCCATAAATCCCGACCCGGTGCTGCGAAGCCTGCACAAAGACCTCCTGCACAAAAACCGCCGTCTCAAAAACCGCCGACGCACCGTCCTCCTGTGCAAAGACCCCCGGCACACCGTCCTCCGGCGCATAGACCTCCTGCACATCGTCCCCCGGCATATCGCCCGCCGGCCTACAAGCCCTATCCGCCAAGATACCGTGGCAGGTATTACAGAGATTACAGGGCCTGGAGACTTTTTGCAGGCGTTACCGCAGTGATTGCCATCGGCACCATTCTGGCATATCCGCCACCTGCGTCCAGGACCATAGTGGTGTACGACCGTACCTATTATGTACACGACAATGTCTACTATGAGCCTGTTTTGAACTCGGGCCAGGTAATGTACCAGGTTGTACCAAGCCCTTATTAA